A window of Cellulomonas wangleii genomic DNA:
TGGACGACTTCCAGGTCGAGGCGTGCGCGGCCCTGGAGCGCGGTAGCGGTGTCCTCGTCGCGGCGCCGACCGGTGCCGGCAAGACGGTGGTCGGAGAGTTCGCCGTCCACCTCGCCCTCGCCTCGGGACGCAAGGCGTTCTACACGACGCCCATCAAGGCGTTGTCGAACCAGAAGTACGCGGACCTGGCGCGGGTCCACGGCGCCGAGCGCGTCGGCCTGCTCACGGGGGACACGACCGTCAACGGCGACGCCGACGTCGTGGTGATGACGACCGAGGTGCTGCGCAACATGCTGTACGCGGGGTCGCCGGCGCTGCAGGGACTCGGCTACGTCGTCATGGACGAGGTGCACTACCTGGCGGACCGGTTCCGCGGTCCGGTCTGGGAGGAGGTGATCATCCACCTGCCCGACGACGTGCAGCTGGTGTCCCTGTCTGCCACCGTGTCCAACGCCGAGGAGTTCGGCGACTGGCTGGCGACCGTGCGCGGCGACACCACGGTGGTGGTCAGCGAGCACCGCCCCGTGCCGCTGGGGCAGCACGTGCTGGTGGGCGACCAGCTGCTCGACCTGTACGCCGGGCACGTCGACCCGACGGCGCCCGGCGTCGACCCGCCCATCAACCCGGACCTGACGCACCTCCTGCGGCGCCAGCCGGCCGGTGTGCGCGACCAGCGCGGCCCGCGCGACCGCGGGCACCGGGGACGCGGCGGCCACCGGCCCGGGCCGGGCCTGCGCCCGCCGCCGCGGTTCGTGGTCGTCGACGAGCTCGCCGAGGCCGGTCTCCTGCCCGCGATCGTCTTCATCTTCTCGCGGGTGGGCTGCGAGTCGGCCGTGCAGCAGTGCCTGTCCGCGGGGGTGCGCCTCACCGACCCGCGGGAGCAGGCCGAGATCCGTCGCGTCGTCGAGGAGCGGTGCGCCGCGATCCCGCCCGAGGACCTGGGGGTGCTCGGGTACGACGCCTTCGTCGAGGCCCTCGCGCGCGGCGTCGCCGCGCACCACGCGGGCATGCTCCCGCTGTTCAAGGAGACGGTGGAGCACCTGTTCTCGCGGGGGTGGGTCAAGGTCGTGTTCGCGACCGAGACCCTCGCGCTGGGCATCAACATGCCGGCACGCTCCGTGGTCCTCGAGAAGCTGGTCAAGTGGGACGGCAGCGCGCACGTCGACGTGACGCCGGGGGAGTACACCCAGCTCACCGGCCGCGCCGGGCGCCGGGGCATCGACACCGAGGGGCACGCCGTCGTCGTCGCGCACCCCGGGCTGGATCCCGTCCAGCTGGCAGGGCTGGCGTCGCGGCGGCTCTACCCGCTGCGCTCGTCGTTCCGTCCGACGTACAACATGGCCGTGAACCTCGTGGCGCAGGTGGGCCGGGAGCGGGCGCGCGACGTGCTCGAGACGTCGTTCGCCCAGTTCCAGGCCGACCGCGGCGTCGTGGGCCTGGCACGCCAGGCGCAGACGCACGCCGAGGCCCTCGAGGGGTACGCCGAGGCCATGTCGTGCCACCTGGGGGACTTCGCCGAGTACATGACCCTGCGCCGCGCCATCACCGACCGCGAGCGCGGCATGGCCAAGGCGGCGGCGGCCGCACGGCGGGCCGACGTCACCCGCACGCTCGAGGGGCTGCACGTGGGCGACGTGGTCGAGATCCCCGTCGGTCGCCGCGCCGAGCACGCGGTCGTCGTGGACCCCGGTGGCGGTGGCGGGTTCGACGGCCCGCGCCCGACCGTGCTGACCACGGACCGACGTGTGCGTCGGCTCACCGTCGCCGACGTCGGGACGGGCCTGCGGACGGTCGGTCGGCTACGGGTACCGGGACGGTTCGAGGTACGGGTGCCCGCCGCGCGGCGTGACCTGGCCGCGCGCCTGCGCGCCCGGCTGGACGAGCTCGACGTGGTGCCCTCGCCCGCCCGAGGGGGAGGGCGGCGTGCCGAGGCCCGGTCGGCGGCCACGGAGGACGCCGAGCTCGCGTCGCTGCGGCGC
This region includes:
- a CDS encoding DEAD/DEAH box helicase; the encoded protein is MPPRRRPSRAASAEPSRSGGPSTAQPPREPDHEPSPAERYAAARRRAAAERGELGTFRARLDFPLDDFQVEACAALERGSGVLVAAPTGAGKTVVGEFAVHLALASGRKAFYTTPIKALSNQKYADLARVHGAERVGLLTGDTTVNGDADVVVMTTEVLRNMLYAGSPALQGLGYVVMDEVHYLADRFRGPVWEEVIIHLPDDVQLVSLSATVSNAEEFGDWLATVRGDTTVVVSEHRPVPLGQHVLVGDQLLDLYAGHVDPTAPGVDPPINPDLTHLLRRQPAGVRDQRGPRDRGHRGRGGHRPGPGLRPPPRFVVVDELAEAGLLPAIVFIFSRVGCESAVQQCLSAGVRLTDPREQAEIRRVVEERCAAIPPEDLGVLGYDAFVEALARGVAAHHAGMLPLFKETVEHLFSRGWVKVVFATETLALGINMPARSVVLEKLVKWDGSAHVDVTPGEYTQLTGRAGRRGIDTEGHAVVVAHPGLDPVQLAGLASRRLYPLRSSFRPTYNMAVNLVAQVGRERARDVLETSFAQFQADRGVVGLARQAQTHAEALEGYAEAMSCHLGDFAEYMTLRRAITDRERGMAKAAAAARRADVTRTLEGLHVGDVVEIPVGRRAEHAVVVDPGGGGGFDGPRPTVLTTDRRVRRLTVADVGTGLRTVGRLRVPGRFEVRVPAARRDLAARLRARLDELDVVPSPARGGGRRAEARSAATEDAELASLRRRLRAHPCHRCPDREDHARWAERWERLRDEHAALVRRISGRTGSIAAVFDRICDVLGTLGYLATDDTGALRVTDDGRWLRRLYAENDLVLAECLRRGVWDELDPPGLAAAVSTIVYRSRREEDTEPRVPGGPDSRLGHALDAAVRAWSELEDLEHGARLDTIQPLDLGLVEPIHRWAAGRSLDAVLRGTDLAAGDFVRWCKQVVDVLDQVAGAAPTERLRTTAGRAVAAVRRGVVAYSAV